In Candidatus Methylomirabilota bacterium, a single window of DNA contains:
- a CDS encoding DJ-1/PfpI family protein: protein MTDKRVGILIFPAVEVLDFCGPYEVFSVTRLNEDRRGEESSPFEVLLVAQSAEPVVATGGLRVIPHVTLETCPPLDILVVPGGWGTRKEISNQRLLRWISERAKEVETLTSVCTGSMLLGQAGLLDGRRATTHWRSLDRMRQSFPAVTVEDKLHVVEDGHVLTSAGISAGIDMALRVVARYFGDAVGRATARHMEYAFPDDNRRRV from the coding sequence ATGACAGACAAGCGCGTCGGAATCCTGATCTTTCCCGCCGTCGAGGTACTGGACTTCTGCGGACCTTACGAAGTGTTCTCGGTGACCCGCCTCAACGAGGATCGGCGCGGCGAGGAGTCCTCGCCCTTCGAGGTCCTTCTGGTCGCCCAGAGCGCCGAGCCGGTCGTGGCAACCGGAGGGCTGCGGGTCATTCCCCACGTCACGCTCGAGACCTGTCCGCCCCTCGACATCCTCGTCGTGCCCGGCGGCTGGGGAACGCGCAAGGAGATCAGCAACCAGCGCCTGCTCAGGTGGATCTCGGAGCGCGCGAAGGAGGTCGAGACGCTCACATCGGTCTGCACGGGATCCATGCTGCTCGGACAGGCCGGTCTGCTTGACGGTCGGCGAGCGACCACCCACTGGCGCTCCCTCGACCGGATGCGCCAGTCCTTTCCCGCTGTTACCGTGGAAGACAAGCTTCATGTCGTGGAGGACGGCCATGTGTTGACGTCGGCCGGGATCTCGGCCGGCATCGACATGGCGCTGCGTGTAGTCGCCCGCTATTTCGGCGACGCCGTCGGCCGGGCGACGGCGCGCCACATGGAATATGCGTTTCCCGACGACAATCGCCGACGCGTCTGA
- a CDS encoding DUF1059 domain-containing protein, which produces MAKVLKCGDLMPGCNFVVEGKDVAEVMAKGAEHAKTAHGMASIPPDVAAKVQAAIKDK; this is translated from the coding sequence ATGGCGAAAGTGCTGAAGTGTGGCGATCTGATGCCCGGATGCAACTTCGTCGTGGAGGGCAAGGATGTGGCGGAAGTCATGGCCAAGGGCGCCGAACACGCCAAGACGGCGCATGGCATGGCGAGCATTCCGCCGGACGTCGCGGCCAAGGTCCAGGCCGCCATCAAAGACAAATAA
- a CDS encoding dehydrogenase E1 component subunit alpha/beta, whose product MPLNVESLESLYQVMVRIRRFDEKTVELFNAGHVKGTAHSYVGQEAVAAGACAHLTNADSVISNHRGHGHCIAKGAKLDLMMAELMGREAGYCRGLGGSMHIAALDLNILGANGVVAAGVPIGAGAALANKLRKEDRVVISFFGDGGANQGVVHETMNLAAVWKLPFIFVCENNKYALSTDQSRTTAGEGVCVRARAYGIPAARVDGNDLLAVYEAVGEAVARARRGEGPSCVEAVTYRWGGHSMRANLPDYRTKQEELEWMEKDPVARVERRLTDMGVGELRLKELRQRVEGELDAAVAYGIESPEPTVEIMEAAVYAPHARVTEPASRAGREMTFAEALNTALHQEMARDERVFLMGEDVGLIGGIFQVSKGLRDKFGEDRVRDTPISEPSFVGMGVGSAVAGMRPIVELQIWDFVAMTMDQIVNQAAKIRYMLGGRPTVPLVIRGPQGGGIRLAAQHSQSLEAWFAHVPGLVVMAPSTPYDAKGLLAAAIRDDNPVIFLEHKMLYPTKGEVPEGDYVIPIGKADIKRVGTDVTVVATQMMVQRALQVAGDLEQEGISVEVVDPRTLVPLDEEAILSSVAKTNRLVIVHEAVKRGGFGAEIAALVSEKGLDLLDAPIVRLGARNVPMPYNDKLELATIPSRDDITAAIRSVL is encoded by the coding sequence ATGCCGCTCAACGTCGAGTCGCTCGAAAGCCTGTATCAAGTCATGGTCCGCATCCGCCGCTTCGACGAGAAGACGGTGGAGCTCTTCAATGCCGGCCACGTCAAGGGCACCGCCCATAGCTATGTCGGGCAGGAGGCGGTGGCTGCGGGCGCCTGCGCCCACCTGACGAACGCCGACTCCGTCATCAGCAATCACCGGGGGCACGGCCACTGCATCGCCAAGGGGGCCAAGCTCGACCTCATGATGGCCGAGCTCATGGGCCGGGAGGCAGGCTATTGCCGCGGCCTCGGCGGCTCCATGCACATCGCGGCTCTCGATCTCAATATCCTGGGCGCCAATGGCGTCGTGGCCGCAGGCGTGCCCATCGGGGCCGGGGCCGCCCTCGCCAACAAGCTGCGGAAGGAGGACCGCGTCGTCATCTCCTTCTTTGGCGACGGCGGCGCCAACCAGGGCGTGGTCCACGAGACCATGAACCTGGCCGCGGTCTGGAAGCTGCCCTTCATCTTCGTGTGCGAGAACAACAAATACGCGCTCTCCACCGATCAGTCGCGCACCACGGCGGGCGAAGGGGTGTGCGTGCGCGCGCGCGCCTACGGCATCCCGGCCGCTCGCGTGGACGGCAACGATCTGCTCGCCGTGTACGAGGCCGTGGGCGAGGCGGTGGCGCGGGCGCGGCGCGGCGAGGGCCCGAGCTGCGTGGAGGCGGTGACCTATCGCTGGGGCGGCCACAGCATGCGCGCCAACCTTCCCGACTACCGCACCAAGCAAGAAGAGCTCGAGTGGATGGAGAAGGACCCGGTCGCCCGCGTCGAGCGGCGCCTGACCGATATGGGGGTGGGCGAGCTCCGGCTCAAGGAGCTCAGACAGCGCGTGGAAGGCGAGCTCGACGCGGCGGTGGCGTACGGGATCGAGAGCCCCGAGCCGACGGTGGAGATCATGGAGGCCGCGGTCTACGCGCCCCATGCGCGCGTGACGGAGCCCGCGAGTCGGGCCGGCCGCGAGATGACCTTCGCCGAGGCCCTCAACACGGCGCTGCACCAGGAGATGGCTCGCGACGAGCGGGTCTTTCTCATGGGCGAGGACGTGGGCCTGATCGGCGGCATCTTCCAAGTCTCCAAGGGACTTCGCGACAAGTTCGGCGAGGACCGGGTGCGAGACACGCCGATCTCGGAGCCTTCCTTCGTCGGTATGGGGGTGGGGTCGGCGGTGGCGGGCATGCGGCCCATCGTGGAGCTCCAGATCTGGGACTTCGTGGCCATGACCATGGATCAGATCGTCAACCAGGCAGCGAAGATCCGTTACATGCTGGGCGGGCGGCCCACGGTGCCCCTCGTCATTCGCGGCCCTCAGGGTGGGGGCATTCGCCTGGCCGCCCAGCATTCGCAGAGCCTGGAGGCCTGGTTCGCTCACGTGCCCGGCCTCGTGGTCATGGCCCCCTCCACGCCGTACGACGCCAAGGGGCTCCTGGCCGCGGCCATCCGCGATGACAATCCCGTCATCTTCCTCGAGCACAAGATGCTCTATCCCACCAAGGGCGAGGTGCCGGAAGGCGACTACGTCATTCCCATCGGCAAGGCGGACATCAAGCGCGTGGGCACCGACGTGACAGTGGTGGCAACCCAGATGATGGTCCAGCGGGCGCTCCAGGTCGCGGGCGATCTCGAGCAGGAGGGCATTTCCGTGGAGGTGGTGGATCCGCGCACCCTGGTCCCCCTCGACGAGGAGGCCATTCTCTCGTCGGTGGCCAAGACGAACCGGCTCGTCATCGTGCACGAAGCGGTCAAGCGGGGAGGCTTCGGCGCGGAGATCGCGGCCCTCGTCAGCGAGAAGGGGCTCGACCTCCTCGACGCGCCCATCGTGCGCCTCGGCGCGCGCAACGTGCCCATGCCCTACAACGACAAGCTCGAGCTGGCGACCATTCCCTCGCGAGACGACATCACCGCTGCGATACGCTCCGTTCTGTAG
- a CDS encoding FAD-linked oxidase C-terminal domain-containing protein: protein MTDLEQELRRAVEGDVRFDTYSRLLYSTDASMYQMEPIGVVVPRHAGDVQAVLEIANRGNVAVLPRGGGTSLTGQTVNRAVVMDFSRFMSNVLEVNQEEMWARVQPGLVQDELNHHVRPLGLLFGPDTSTSNRATIGGMLGNNSGGSHSIAYGLTVEHVIELTALLADGSRVVFGEVTPEGFRTKLRASGLEGQIYREVARLRDQYAGEIRARYPKHWRRVCGYNLDELVKDRPLNMARVIVGSEGTLLTILEAKMRLVQRPKATAVDVIHYHDMQEALESSQAILETGPYAVELTDKMILDLARGNIEQSQRMGFVQGDPAAILIVEYAGDTAAEVKNKVESLEVRRAAGRFGYAAHIALDPAEQQSIWKLRKAGLGLLLGTKGEAKPIAFIEDTAVDPKHLPVFVPRFRDIMAKHGAEGAYYGHCSVGCLHIRPLINLKTARGLEQVRGMAAEIFDLVLEYEGAISSEHGDGRARSPFLERVFGPVIMQAFRELKGAFDPKNLMNPGNIVASPSVTDHLRYGPEYKTWEPATMLDFSAQGGFAAAVEMCNGVGVCRKKLEGTMCPSYMATKDEEHSTRGRANALRAVLSGQVPAADFTGRRLYEVMDLCLECKGCKAECPSNVDMAKMKYEFLHHYYKANGVPLRNRLFGHIGRLSWWGSRLAPFSNWIVASAPNRWLMEKLAGIDRRRPLPAFARETFTDWFDRRRPPVSAPRGPVVLFHDTFVTYNAPGIGRAAVELLETAGYRVELVDRKCCGRPLISKGMLEEAREHARFNIERLAPWVARGVAIVGLEPSCLLTLRDEWVELVRSEEARQVARSSFLLEEFLLRERARGLTLAFKAGTRSALLHGHCHQKALVGTAPTVAALKWAGYEVSEVDSGCCGMAGSFGFEKEHYDISVALGGRRLAPAVTSAPPGTEVIAPGISCRQQIEHLAGRRAKHPAEALRESLQI from the coding sequence ATGACGGACCTCGAGCAAGAGCTGCGGCGCGCCGTCGAGGGCGATGTTCGCTTCGACACCTACTCCCGGCTGCTCTACTCCACCGATGCCTCGATGTACCAGATGGAACCGATCGGCGTCGTCGTGCCGCGCCACGCCGGCGATGTGCAGGCCGTGCTCGAGATCGCCAACCGCGGCAATGTCGCCGTGCTTCCGCGGGGCGGCGGCACCTCGCTGACCGGCCAGACCGTCAATCGCGCCGTGGTCATGGACTTCTCGCGCTTCATGAGCAATGTGCTCGAGGTCAATCAGGAAGAAATGTGGGCACGGGTGCAGCCCGGCCTCGTGCAGGACGAGCTCAACCACCACGTCCGCCCCCTGGGCCTCCTCTTCGGTCCCGACACCTCGACCTCCAACCGCGCCACCATCGGCGGCATGCTCGGCAACAATTCGGGCGGCTCGCACTCGATCGCCTACGGGCTCACGGTGGAGCACGTGATCGAGCTGACGGCGCTCCTGGCGGACGGCAGCCGGGTCGTCTTCGGCGAGGTGACGCCCGAGGGGTTCCGCACCAAGCTGCGGGCTTCGGGTCTCGAAGGGCAGATCTACCGCGAGGTGGCGCGGCTGCGCGACCAGTACGCCGGGGAGATCCGCGCGCGCTACCCCAAGCACTGGCGACGCGTCTGCGGCTACAACCTCGACGAGCTCGTCAAGGACCGGCCGCTGAACATGGCCCGCGTCATCGTGGGCTCGGAAGGCACCCTGCTCACCATCCTCGAGGCCAAGATGCGCCTGGTGCAGCGGCCCAAGGCGACGGCCGTCGACGTCATCCACTACCACGATATGCAGGAGGCGCTGGAGTCCTCGCAGGCCATTCTCGAGACCGGCCCCTACGCCGTGGAGCTCACGGACAAGATGATCCTCGACCTGGCGCGCGGCAATATCGAGCAGTCGCAGCGCATGGGCTTTGTCCAGGGCGATCCCGCGGCCATCTTGATCGTCGAGTACGCGGGCGACACCGCGGCCGAGGTCAAGAACAAGGTCGAGTCGCTCGAGGTGCGGCGCGCGGCCGGGCGCTTCGGCTACGCGGCGCACATCGCCCTCGATCCGGCCGAGCAGCAGTCGATCTGGAAGCTCCGCAAGGCCGGGCTCGGTCTCTTGCTCGGCACCAAAGGCGAGGCCAAGCCCATCGCCTTCATCGAGGACACCGCGGTGGATCCGAAGCACCTGCCCGTCTTCGTTCCCCGCTTCCGCGACATCATGGCCAAGCACGGCGCCGAGGGCGCGTACTACGGCCACTGCTCGGTGGGATGCCTGCATATCCGACCCCTCATCAATCTCAAGACGGCCCGCGGCCTCGAGCAGGTGCGAGGCATGGCCGCGGAGATCTTCGACCTGGTGCTCGAGTACGAGGGGGCGATCTCCAGCGAGCACGGCGACGGGCGCGCCCGCAGCCCCTTCCTCGAGCGCGTCTTCGGCCCGGTCATCATGCAGGCTTTCCGAGAGCTCAAGGGCGCCTTCGATCCCAAGAACCTGATGAACCCGGGCAACATCGTGGCCAGCCCCTCCGTCACCGACCATCTGCGCTACGGCCCCGAGTACAAGACCTGGGAGCCCGCGACCATGCTCGACTTCTCCGCCCAGGGCGGGTTCGCGGCGGCGGTGGAGATGTGCAATGGCGTCGGCGTATGCCGCAAGAAGCTCGAGGGCACCATGTGCCCCTCCTACATGGCCACCAAGGACGAAGAGCACTCGACGCGCGGGCGGGCCAATGCCCTCCGCGCCGTGCTCTCGGGCCAGGTGCCCGCCGCCGACTTCACGGGCCGGCGCCTCTACGAAGTGATGGATCTCTGCCTCGAGTGCAAGGGCTGCAAGGCCGAGTGCCCGTCCAACGTGGACATGGCCAAGATGAAGTACGAGTTCCTCCACCACTACTACAAGGCCAACGGGGTGCCCCTCCGCAATCGGCTCTTCGGCCACATCGGCCGGCTCTCGTGGTGGGGCTCGCGGCTCGCCCCCTTCTCGAACTGGATCGTCGCCTCGGCCCCGAATCGCTGGCTCATGGAAAAGCTCGCGGGCATCGACCGCCGCCGCCCGCTGCCAGCCTTCGCGCGCGAGACCTTCACGGACTGGTTCGACCGCCGCCGGCCGCCCGTCTCCGCCCCGCGCGGCCCCGTCGTCCTCTTCCATGACACCTTCGTCACCTACAATGCCCCGGGCATCGGCCGCGCCGCCGTCGAGCTGCTGGAGACGGCCGGATACCGCGTCGAGCTCGTCGACCGGAAATGTTGCGGCCGGCCGCTCATCTCCAAGGGAATGCTGGAGGAGGCCCGCGAGCACGCGCGCTTCAATATCGAGCGCCTCGCGCCCTGGGTCGCCCGCGGGGTGGCCATCGTGGGGCTCGAGCCCTCGTGTCTGCTCACCCTGCGCGACGAATGGGTGGAGCTGGTGCGCAGCGAGGAGGCCCGGCAGGTGGCGCGGTCGAGCTTTCTCCTCGAGGAATTCCTCCTGCGCGAGCGGGCGCGAGGCCTGACCCTCGCCTTCAAGGCGGGAACGCGATCGGCGCTCCTCCACGGTCACTGCCATCAGAAGGCCCTGGTCGGCACGGCGCCCACGGTGGCCGCCCTCAAGTGGGCGGGCTACGAAGTCAGCGAGGTGGATTCCGGTTGCTGCGGCATGGCGGGCTCGTTCGGCTTCGAGAAGGAACACTACGACATCTCGGTCGCCCTCGGTGGCCGGCGTCTCGCGCCGGCCGTGACATCAGCTCCGCCGGGCACCGAAGTCATCGCCCCCGGCATCTCCTGCCGCCAGCAGATCGAGCATCTGGCCGGCCGCAGGGCCAAGCACCCTGCCGAGGCGCTGCGGGAGTCGCTTCAGATCTGA
- a CDS encoding TlpA disulfide reductase family protein translates to MSFLVALALALLMVHVPPVAAAPAAPAIRVRLLDGGETFDSRLLIGKKVLVVRFQASWCKTCAVQAAGVQRVYERYQARDVEVLALHVKDTERDARRFLRSHKTTYPTALDPDVRIADRFGFTRAPFTVVISKRGEIVARLDAATDEARLATAIDTALKPPPRKGLPRAS, encoded by the coding sequence GTGAGCTTTCTCGTCGCGTTGGCCCTCGCCCTGCTGATGGTCCACGTGCCGCCCGTGGCCGCCGCCCCCGCGGCGCCCGCGATCCGGGTGCGCCTCCTCGACGGCGGCGAGACCTTCGACTCGCGCCTCCTCATCGGCAAGAAGGTGCTGGTCGTACGCTTCCAGGCCTCGTGGTGCAAAACGTGTGCGGTCCAGGCGGCCGGGGTCCAGCGCGTCTACGAGCGCTACCAGGCCCGCGACGTCGAGGTGCTGGCCCTGCACGTGAAAGACACGGAGCGGGACGCTCGGCGCTTCCTTCGCTCCCACAAAACCACGTATCCTACCGCCCTCGATCCCGACGTACGCATCGCCGATCGCTTCGGCTTCACGCGGGCGCCCTTTACCGTGGTGATCAGCAAGCGCGGCGAGATCGTCGCGCGCCTGGATGCCGCGACGGACGAGGCGCGCCTGGCCACGGCAATCGACACCGCGCTCAAGCCGCCGCCAAGGAAAGGGCTGCCCCGGGCTTCCTGA
- a CDS encoding alcohol dehydrogenase catalytic domain-containing protein, with product MKAITLHGVGDVRVESVADPRIVDPTDVVVRITTSAICGSDLHQYHGRGATPGAPPLVEPGSVMGHEFMGVVEEVGPAVARVKKGDRVVAPFSISCGQCEWCRMRLPTQCAATGRAVFGGRFGKQYPGGQAERIRVPFADHMCETVPPGMADEEVFFLGDILSTGYCCAENAGIRPGDSVAIFGAGPVGLLALQSAHLFGPAKIFVVDRVGYRLKLAEELGGIPVNLDRGHPAEQLRALTAGRGPDAVLECVGHETPFAQSIQAVRPGGTVSSVGVYVEPSIGFPVREAFFKDLTLKMGICNARNYIVPLLGLIQAGRLAPTRIITHTIPLDDAPRGYAIFDRKEDQAIKVMLKP from the coding sequence ATGAAAGCCATCACGCTGCACGGAGTCGGGGATGTGCGGGTAGAGTCTGTGGCGGACCCCAGGATCGTGGATCCCACGGACGTCGTCGTCCGCATCACCACGAGCGCGATCTGCGGCTCCGATCTGCATCAGTACCATGGCCGCGGGGCCACCCCCGGCGCCCCGCCGCTCGTCGAACCCGGCTCCGTGATGGGCCACGAGTTCATGGGAGTGGTGGAGGAAGTCGGCCCCGCCGTCGCTCGCGTGAAGAAGGGCGACCGGGTCGTCGCCCCTTTCTCGATCTCCTGCGGGCAATGCGAGTGGTGCCGCATGCGGCTGCCCACCCAGTGCGCGGCCACGGGACGGGCCGTCTTCGGCGGCCGCTTCGGCAAGCAGTATCCGGGCGGGCAGGCCGAGAGGATCCGCGTGCCTTTCGCCGATCACATGTGCGAGACGGTGCCGCCGGGCATGGCGGACGAAGAGGTGTTCTTCCTGGGCGATATCCTTTCCACCGGGTATTGCTGCGCCGAGAACGCGGGGATCCGTCCGGGCGATAGCGTGGCCATCTTCGGCGCCGGGCCGGTAGGGTTGCTGGCGCTACAGTCGGCCCACCTCTTCGGCCCCGCGAAGATCTTCGTGGTGGATCGGGTAGGCTATCGGCTCAAGCTCGCCGAGGAGCTCGGCGGCATCCCCGTCAACCTGGACCGAGGCCATCCCGCCGAGCAGCTCCGGGCGTTGACGGCCGGCCGCGGACCGGACGCCGTGCTGGAGTGCGTGGGGCACGAGACACCTTTCGCCCAGTCCATCCAGGCGGTCAGGCCCGGCGGCACGGTCTCGTCGGTGGGCGTCTATGTCGAGCCGTCCATCGGGTTTCCCGTGCGCGAGGCGTTTTTCAAGGACCTGACGCTCAAGATGGGCATCTGCAATGCGCGGAACTACATCGTGCCCTTGCTGGGACTGATCCAGGCGGGCCGGCTCGCGCCCACCCGGATCATCACCCACACGATCCCCCTCGACGACGCCCCGCGCGGTTACGCGATCTTCGATCGCAAGGAAGACCAGGCCATCAAGGTCATGCTCAAACCTTAG
- a CDS encoding ROK family protein — MARRAVIGVDLGGSVVAAGLVTADGEVLAQSQEPTRKRGPGTAVCTILDVIERAYHGARALGVIVEGIGIGVPGTVDAERGVIGQDIHYVPELAGAPLAATVTGQLGLPVYVDNDVNVLALGEWKFGAGQGARSLVVLAIGTGVGGGIVQDGRLLRGQGGFGGELGHVPINFDGRACICGGQGCLKAYVSGTDIGLMGTERLKRDVSAADVFRMAGEGDPTCQEIVGEVCRALGAGLAVIVNGLNPERLIVTGGVAESLKPLAHRIRAQLERYAFGRALESTRIEIVPQSKRSTVRGGAALVHYEIMRRRAGAP; from the coding sequence ATGGCGCGGCGGGCCGTGATCGGGGTGGATCTGGGCGGCTCCGTCGTCGCGGCCGGACTCGTCACCGCCGACGGTGAAGTGCTCGCGCAGTCGCAGGAGCCGACGCGCAAGCGTGGACCCGGCACCGCGGTCTGCACCATCCTCGACGTCATCGAGCGCGCCTATCATGGGGCGCGCGCGCTCGGCGTCATCGTCGAGGGCATCGGCATCGGCGTGCCCGGCACGGTGGATGCCGAGCGCGGCGTCATCGGGCAGGACATCCACTACGTGCCCGAGCTCGCGGGGGCTCCGCTCGCCGCCACCGTGACCGGCCAGCTGGGCCTCCCCGTCTACGTCGACAATGACGTCAACGTGCTCGCGCTCGGCGAGTGGAAGTTCGGGGCCGGGCAGGGTGCGCGCTCTCTCGTCGTGCTCGCCATCGGCACGGGGGTGGGCGGGGGCATCGTCCAGGACGGGCGGCTGCTGCGCGGCCAGGGCGGCTTCGGCGGCGAGCTCGGCCACGTGCCGATCAACTTCGATGGGCGGGCGTGCATCTGCGGGGGTCAGGGCTGCCTCAAGGCCTATGTGTCGGGCACGGACATCGGGCTCATGGGCACGGAGCGCCTCAAGCGCGACGTCTCGGCCGCCGATGTCTTCCGCATGGCCGGCGAGGGCGATCCCACGTGCCAGGAGATCGTGGGCGAGGTGTGCCGCGCGCTCGGCGCTGGCCTCGCGGTGATCGTCAATGGCCTCAACCCCGAGCGTCTGATCGTGACGGGTGGGGTCGCCGAGTCGCTCAAGCCGCTCGCGCACCGGATCCGCGCGCAGCTCGAGCGGTACGCCTTCGGGCGGGCCCTCGAGTCGACGCGCATCGAGATCGTGCCCCAGAGCAAGAGATCCACCGTGCGCGGCGGGGCCGCGCTCGTCCACTACGAAATCATGCGACGGAGGGCAGGCGCGCCATGA